In Bacillus sp. Cs-700, one genomic interval encodes:
- the pabA gene encoding aminodeoxychorismate/anthranilate synthase component II yields MILMIDNYDSFTYNLVQYLGEMGEELVVKRNDEITISEIEELNPSFIMVSPGPCSPNEAGISMEVIKHFAGNIPIFGVCLGHQSIAQVFGGDVIKADRLMHGKTSQMHHDGRSIFKDLENPFTATRYHSLIVKKETLPECFEISSWTAEGEIMAIRHKELALEGVQFHPESIMTGTGKKLLKNFIETHRKEPCF; encoded by the coding sequence ATGATTTTAATGATTGATAATTACGATTCATTTACGTATAACTTGGTTCAGTATCTTGGTGAAATGGGTGAAGAGCTTGTCGTGAAACGAAATGATGAAATCACTATTTCGGAAATCGAGGAGCTTAATCCATCCTTCATAATGGTATCGCCCGGACCATGCAGTCCAAATGAAGCGGGTATTAGCATGGAAGTTATTAAGCATTTTGCAGGAAACATACCTATATTCGGTGTATGTCTTGGTCATCAATCCATTGCCCAAGTATTTGGTGGGGATGTTATAAAAGCAGATCGATTGATGCATGGAAAAACGTCTCAAATGCATCATGATGGAAGGTCAATCTTCAAAGATCTTGAGAATCCGTTTACTGCAACAAGGTATCATTCGCTAATAGTAAAAAAAGAAACTCTTCCAGAATGTTTTGAGATTAGCTCGTGGACAGCAGAGGGTGAAATTATGGCGATACGACATAAAGAACTTGCGCTTGAAGGCGTTCAATTCCATCCTGAATCCATTATGACCGGTACTGGTAAAAAACTATTGAAAAACTTTATTGAAACGCATCGAAAAGAACCATGTTTCTAA
- the pabC gene encoding aminodeoxychorismate lyase: protein MFLTINGKLIDEKEASISVFDHGYLYGVGVFETFRTYEGHPFLFGDHYKRLRDSLENLQISLPYTYDELLLQVKQTLEANEMKDAYVRLNVSAGDGEIGLKTDEYLTPTVIVYVKAIGNPVRNAKRGVILSLRRNSPEGEYRLKSHHYLNNIFAKREVGSDPSIEGIFLSQDGRLAEGIVSNLFWFKNGILFTPDLSTGILNGITRQFVVHVAKKMGISVREGGFQRESLVEADEVFVTNSIQEIVPLFQIEQKPLPGLDGPATNELILQYEHHRTSLMSREDY, encoded by the coding sequence ATGTTTCTAACGATTAATGGGAAGCTAATTGACGAAAAAGAAGCGTCTATCTCGGTTTTTGATCATGGTTATTTATATGGTGTGGGCGTATTTGAGACATTCCGAACTTATGAAGGTCACCCTTTTTTATTCGGTGATCACTATAAGCGCCTACGTGATTCACTTGAAAATCTTCAGATCTCACTCCCTTATACGTATGACGAACTCCTATTACAGGTAAAGCAAACGTTAGAAGCTAATGAAATGAAGGATGCGTATGTTCGACTAAACGTTTCGGCGGGAGACGGAGAAATCGGACTTAAAACAGATGAATACCTAACTCCGACGGTTATTGTTTATGTGAAAGCAATTGGTAATCCTGTTCGGAATGCAAAGCGAGGAGTCATTCTTTCTCTTAGGCGGAATTCTCCCGAGGGGGAATATAGATTAAAGTCACATCATTATTTAAATAATATCTTTGCGAAAAGAGAAGTTGGAAGTGATCCTTCAATCGAAGGGATTTTTCTGTCACAAGATGGAAGGCTAGCGGAAGGCATAGTTTCGAATTTATTTTGGTTTAAAAACGGCATTCTTTTTACCCCGGACCTTTCGACAGGAATTTTAAATGGAATCACAAGACAGTTTGTTGTGCATGTTGCGAAAAAAATGGGGATTAGCGTTAGAGAAGGTGGCTTCCAGAGAGAATCCCTTGTTGAAGCAGATGAAGTATTTGTAACAAACTCTATTCAAGAAATCGTTCCGTTGTTTCAAATCGAACAAAAGCCATTGCCCGGACTTGATGGTCCTGCGACGAACGAGCTCATCCTTCAATATGAACACCATCGCACGTCATTAATGAGTCGAGAGGATTACTAA
- the folP gene encoding dihydropteroate synthase: MMMKWRDKLINWNEKTWVMGILNTTPDSFSDGGEYNTTAQAVAHAVQLVEDGADLIDIGGESTRPGATPVSLEEELRRVVPVIKAVRHAVNVPISIDTYKAEVANQAVLAGADIINDVWGAKADPEMANVAAEHEVPIILMHNRNDMNYRDIMIDINEDIEESVEIARLAGVKDENIILDPGIGFAKTHEQNLEVMRRLDEFVALGYPVLLGTSRKSIVAKTLNTPPDDRVEGTGATVCLGIERGSQIIRVHDVKQMARMARMMDAMLKPHLNG; encoded by the coding sequence ATGATGATGAAGTGGCGGGACAAGCTAATTAACTGGAATGAAAAAACCTGGGTTATGGGTATCCTGAATACAACTCCGGATTCATTTTCAGACGGTGGAGAATATAATACGACGGCACAGGCAGTTGCCCATGCGGTCCAACTAGTTGAAGACGGCGCAGATCTAATTGACATTGGTGGAGAATCAACTCGACCTGGGGCAACTCCTGTCTCATTGGAAGAAGAGCTTCGCCGTGTTGTTCCTGTTATAAAAGCAGTTCGTCACGCGGTTAACGTACCGATTTCAATTGATACGTATAAAGCAGAAGTTGCCAACCAAGCGGTACTGGCTGGTGCAGATATCATTAATGATGTGTGGGGAGCCAAGGCAGATCCAGAAATGGCTAATGTGGCTGCAGAACACGAAGTTCCTATTATTTTAATGCATAATCGTAATGATATGAACTATCGTGATATCATGATTGATATAAATGAAGATATAGAAGAAAGCGTAGAGATTGCTCGTTTAGCAGGCGTGAAAGATGAGAATATCATTCTTGATCCCGGCATTGGTTTTGCCAAAACGCATGAGCAGAATCTCGAAGTAATGAGAAGGCTGGATGAATTCGTTGCATTGGGATATCCTGTGTTGCTTGGTACATCAAGAAAATCCATCGTAGCAAAGACTTTAAATACGCCACCAGATGATCGGGTGGAGGGAACTGGGGCAACTGTTTGTCTTGGCATTGAGCGGGGCTCACAAATTATCAGAGTTCATGACGTGAAGCAGATGGCACGAATGGCTCGTATGATGGATGCGATGCTTAAACCTCATCTCAATGGATAA
- the folB gene encoding dihydroneopterin aldolase: MDKIYLNAMKFYGYHGVFPEENKLGQRFYVDLTLEADLSNASQSDDLNYTVNYADAYNVIKGIVEGTPRKLVETVAEEIADKMFLQFEIVRACTVKVIKPDPPIDGHYDSVAIEMKRERNE; the protein is encoded by the coding sequence ATGGATAAAATCTATCTAAACGCAATGAAATTCTACGGTTACCACGGAGTTTTCCCTGAAGAAAATAAGCTCGGCCAACGTTTTTATGTCGATCTAACCCTTGAAGCAGATCTTTCTAATGCCAGTCAATCGGATGATCTAAACTATACAGTGAATTATGCAGATGCGTATAATGTTATAAAAGGTATCGTAGAAGGGACGCCTAGGAAGTTAGTCGAAACAGTAGCTGAGGAAATAGCGGATAAGATGTTTCTGCAATTTGAAATTGTTCGTGCGTGTACGGTTAAAGTGATTAAACCTGATCCACCAATAGATGGCCATTATGACTCTGTTGCGATCGAGATGAAGAGGGAACGAAATGAATAG
- the folK gene encoding 2-amino-4-hydroxy-6-hydroxymethyldihydropteridine diphosphokinase, with amino-acid sequence MNSVYIGIGSNIGDRENYIQTSLLRLQEYPGVQITSTSSLYETAPIGVTEQGPFLNMVAMLETEMNAFQLLEILQGIEQSLGRERDIRWGPRTIDLDILLYNQENIVAEGLVVPHPRLLQRGFVIIPLHELNPEIIIPTTNKRIDSYFNHIEDKEGVRLWKRKSTEDVFALFES; translated from the coding sequence ATGAATAGTGTATATATTGGAATTGGTTCCAACATCGGGGATAGAGAGAACTATATCCAAACCTCCTTATTAAGGTTGCAAGAATATCCAGGAGTACAGATTACTTCGACATCTTCTTTATATGAAACTGCCCCTATAGGAGTGACGGAACAAGGTCCGTTTCTTAATATGGTAGCTATGCTAGAAACGGAGATGAACGCTTTCCAACTACTTGAGATTCTCCAGGGCATTGAGCAGTCTCTTGGGAGAGAGCGTGATATCAGATGGGGCCCTCGTACAATAGACCTTGACATTCTGCTTTATAATCAAGAAAATATTGTAGCAGAGGGTCTGGTGGTTCCACACCCTAGACTTCTTCAAAGAGGTTTTGTTATCATTCCTCTTCATGAACTGAATCCTGAAATTATTATTCCAACTACTAATAAGAGGATTGATTCTTATTTTAATCATATAGAAGATAAAGAAGGTGTACGTCTATGGAAGCGGAAATCTACGGAAGACGTATTCGCGCTTTTCGAAAGTTAA
- a CDS encoding helix-turn-helix transcriptional regulator: protein MEAEIYGRRIRAFRKLKGYTQEQLAKELSVSVSVLGEIERGNRKPTNDFMQLVAQKLRVSIDELFPLKHN, encoded by the coding sequence ATGGAAGCGGAAATCTACGGAAGACGTATTCGCGCTTTTCGAAAGTTAAAAGGTTATACTCAGGAACAGCTAGCAAAAGAACTTAGTGTATCGGTATCTGTACTAGGGGAGATCGAGCGGGGAAATCGAAAGCCTACAAACGACTTTATGCAATTAGTAGCACAAAAGCTTAGAGTTTCAATAGATGAACTTTTTCCATTAAAACACAATTGA
- the dusB gene encoding tRNA dihydrouridine synthase DusB encodes MLKIGDVSLKNPVVLAPMAGVCNPAFRLIAREFGAGLVCAEMVSDKAVLRKNEKTMDMLFVDDREKPMSLQIFGGEKDTLVGAARYVDQATNADIIDINMGCPVPKITKCDAGAKWLLDPNKIYEMVLAVTKEVEKPVTVKMRSGWDEDHIYAIDNAKAIEAAGGKAVSLHGRTRVQMYEGEADWNIIRQVKESVSIPVIGNGDVKTPQDAKRMIETTGVDGVMIGRGALGNPWMLYRTVQYLETGKILDDPTPREKIDVAMLHLDRLIALKGENVAVREMRKHAAWYLKGIRGNGTIRNKVNETNTRNGVAELLYGFIEELEAKQAV; translated from the coding sequence ATGTTGAAAATAGGAGATGTTTCGTTAAAGAATCCCGTTGTACTTGCCCCCATGGCTGGCGTGTGTAATCCAGCTTTTCGTTTAATCGCTCGAGAGTTTGGTGCGGGGTTAGTCTGTGCCGAAATGGTTAGCGATAAAGCTGTTTTGCGCAAGAATGAGAAGACAATGGATATGCTTTTTGTAGATGATCGAGAAAAGCCAATGAGTCTTCAAATCTTTGGTGGCGAAAAAGATACGCTTGTTGGTGCTGCTCGCTATGTTGACCAAGCGACAAACGCAGATATTATTGATATTAATATGGGATGTCCTGTTCCGAAAATAACAAAATGTGATGCGGGTGCCAAGTGGCTTCTAGATCCTAATAAAATCTATGAAATGGTTTTAGCTGTTACAAAGGAAGTAGAGAAACCTGTTACGGTTAAAATGCGTAGTGGATGGGACGAAGATCACATTTATGCGATTGACAATGCAAAAGCAATTGAAGCTGCAGGTGGCAAAGCTGTTTCACTTCATGGCCGTACGCGTGTCCAGATGTATGAAGGGGAAGCCGACTGGAATATTATTCGACAAGTGAAAGAGTCAGTTTCTATTCCTGTAATCGGGAATGGCGATGTAAAGACCCCCCAGGATGCAAAAAGAATGATTGAGACAACGGGAGTAGACGGAGTAATGATTGGAAGAGGCGCACTCGGAAATCCGTGGATGCTTTATCGTACGGTTCAGTATCTCGAAACCGGAAAGATTCTTGATGATCCAACACCTCGTGAGAAAATTGATGTCGCTATGCTCCATCTTGATCGTCTCATCGCACTAAAAGGAGAAAATGTCGCAGTACGAGAGATGCGTAAGCATGCAGCGTGGTATTTAAAAGGAATTCGCGGTAATGGGACAATAAGGAATAAAGTTAATGAAACGAATACAAGAAACGGTGTAGCTGAACTACTGTACGGATTTATTGAAGAATTGGAAGCGAAACAGGCGGTTTGA
- the lysS gene encoding lysine--tRNA ligase, which produces MSQELELNDLLKVRREKLDVLKENNIDPFGHRFDRSHTASKMLEEFDSFTKEELAEQNKTVSLAGRIMTKRGKGKAGFTHIQDLTGQIQLYIRKDTVGDEQYDLFDSMDIGDIIGVSGEAFKTKVGELSVKVNDLHLLSKSLRPLPDKFHGLKDVEQRYRQRYLDLIMSPESKETFIARSRIIQSMRRYLDDQGFLEVETPMMHSIPGGASARPFVTHHNALDMELYMRIAIELHLKRLIVGGMERVYEIGRVFRNEGVSTRHNPEFTMLELYEAYADYKDVMTLTEEMVAHIAKEVTGSTTIQYGEEEINLEPQWKRVHMVDAVKEITGVDFWKEMTDEEARSLAKEHGVDVKETMEFGHVVNEFFEQKVEDTLIQPTFVYGHPVAISPLAKKNPEDGRFTDRFELFIVAREHANAFTELNDPIDQRERFEAQLVEREQGNDEAHMMDHDFIEALEYGLPPTGGLGIGIDRLVMLLTNSPSIRDVLLFPQMRNTER; this is translated from the coding sequence ATGAGTCAGGAGCTTGAATTGAATGACCTTCTAAAAGTAAGAAGAGAAAAGCTTGATGTGCTAAAAGAGAATAACATTGATCCGTTCGGACATCGATTTGATCGTTCTCATACTGCTAGCAAAATGCTAGAAGAATTTGATTCTTTCACAAAAGAAGAACTAGCTGAACAGAACAAAACTGTTTCGTTAGCTGGTAGAATTATGACTAAGCGTGGAAAAGGAAAAGCTGGCTTCACGCACATACAGGATTTAACTGGTCAAATCCAGCTCTATATTAGAAAAGATACTGTTGGAGATGAGCAATATGATCTTTTTGATTCTATGGATATTGGAGATATCATCGGAGTAAGCGGTGAGGCTTTTAAAACAAAAGTGGGAGAGCTTTCTGTAAAGGTTAACGACCTTCATTTACTTTCCAAGTCACTTCGTCCGCTACCTGATAAATTCCATGGCTTAAAGGATGTTGAACAACGGTACCGTCAGCGTTACCTTGATTTGATTATGAGTCCTGAATCAAAAGAAACCTTTATTGCTAGAAGTCGTATCATTCAATCAATGCGCCGCTACCTTGATGATCAAGGCTTTCTTGAGGTGGAAACACCAATGATGCATTCCATTCCAGGAGGGGCTTCGGCACGTCCGTTCGTCACTCATCATAATGCACTTGATATGGAGCTTTACATGCGTATTGCTATTGAGCTTCATCTTAAGCGTTTAATTGTGGGTGGTATGGAGCGCGTCTATGAAATTGGACGTGTTTTCCGAAACGAGGGTGTATCGACTAGGCATAACCCTGAATTTACAATGCTTGAACTGTATGAAGCTTACGCGGACTATAAAGATGTGATGACGTTAACTGAGGAAATGGTAGCTCATATCGCGAAAGAAGTTACAGGCTCTACAACTATCCAGTATGGGGAAGAGGAAATCAATCTTGAACCACAATGGAAGAGAGTTCATATGGTTGATGCTGTTAAAGAAATAACCGGCGTTGATTTCTGGAAGGAAATGACTGATGAAGAAGCGCGGAGTCTTGCAAAAGAACACGGTGTAGACGTAAAAGAAACAATGGAATTTGGCCACGTTGTGAATGAATTCTTTGAACAGAAAGTAGAAGACACGCTAATTCAACCGACATTTGTCTACGGCCATCCTGTTGCGATTTCACCTCTTGCTAAGAAAAACCCTGAAGACGGTCGTTTTACAGATCGTTTTGAGTTGTTCATCGTAGCCCGTGAACATGCAAATGCTTTTACTGAGCTTAATGATCCAATTGATCAGAGAGAACGTTTTGAAGCGCAATTAGTCGAGCGCGAGCAAGGTAATGATGAGGCACATATGATGGACCATGACTTTATTGAAGCGCTCGAGTATGGTTTACCACCAACCGGCGGTCTAGGTATTGGAATTGATCGTCTCGTTATGCTATTAACGAATTCTCCTTCCATTAGAGATGTTCTTCTATTTCCGCAGATGAGAAATACGGAGCGATAA